The DNA window AAGAGTCTCCGCGCCTAAACCAAGTGACCCGCCCTTCAGCGTTGAGTGGCGGGTCATCTGTTTCACCAGCGCCGGTGATTCGGTGCAACACGAGCGGAGCAATGATGAACATCGAACGGTGGTGGCCGAAACTCAAACCCACCACCCGGCAGTACCTGATCGAGCACAACGGGTCCTCGTTGCCCGCGGACGCCCGAGCAGAAATCGTCAGTGTCGGCGGGCGCCTCACCTCCGGCTCCTCGTGGGTGACGAGCTGGCCAGACGGCTACTACTTCCCGGCCGCGACCACACAGTGGATCGCCGCGCTGACCCGAGAAGCGACGGTCGAACCGGGCACCCTCTCATAGCGCCTCAGCGGACAGACGGCGGGGCGGCACACGCGGAACCCGAATCCGTACTGGCAACGCTGCCCCGGTCGGGAGCGATAGTAGGCCTGCCACACACGGGGCGCAAGGAGCTGTTGCGACCGCGAACCGATACCGGCGACCACGACGCTGCAGGCTGCCCAGCGGGTGTCCGCTGCGCTGAGAACGGCTCCTGGCCAACACGCGGTGTGCGTGTGACCAGGAACCTGCGACAGGCGGGGCCCTGTCGCGCCCAGCGTAGCTCTCAGCACACTCCGGGCCATCTCGAGACCCGTTGTGCGTGGGGCCAGATACGTGTGCCGTCAGCGCGTTCGGGCCGCGGGCTGCGCGCTGGAACTCGTCGTGGCAATGGCCTGGCGGTACGCGGCAATCTTGCGTTCCAGCGCTGCGAGGTGCCGTTGAACCTCGGCCTGTCGCTCGAGGACGGCCGCGTGGTGCTCTTCGAGGAGGGCCAGTCGTTCGGCATCGTCAGCGCCGGCCCGGTACGCGGCCGCGTACTCGCGCATCTCCTGGACGCTCATCCCTGTGCCGCGGAGCATCAGCGTTCCGGCGAGCCAAGTCAGCGCAGCCGTGTCGTACCGACGCCATCCGTCCGGACCACGGCCGGGCGCGGGCGCGATGCCTTCCTTCTCGTAGTAGCGGATCGTGTCGACCGTGATGCCGAGCAGCTCAGCGGCGACGCTGATCGTGACGGGCTCGTCGACGTGGACCTCGGGAAGCAGCATGCCCTGAGTGTCCCACTTGACATGGTGTGCGCACCAGGGTCGAGAGTTGGGTCGTCCGGGTCGACCCGGCGGTGAACGGAGAACACGCATGCAGCAGATTCCTCTCGGCTCCCAAGGCCTCGTCACATCCGCGCTCGGACTCGGGTGCATGGGGATGAGCGCCTTCTATGGCGGCGCCACCGAAGCCGGCTCCGTCGAGACCATCCGCCGAGCACTCGACCTCGGAATCACCTTGTTCGACACGGCAGAGGCGTATGGGCCGTTCGAGAACGAGCAGCTGCTCGGCCGGGCTCTCGGTGCCGACCGGGACCGGGTGGTCGTCGCGTCGAAGTTCGCCACAGACTTCACCGACGATGGCACCCCGATCGGCCTTGACGGGTCCCCGGAGCACGCCCGTCGCGCGATCGACCGGTCGCTCGGCCACCTCGGCACCGACCATGTCGACCTCTGGTACCTGCACCGCGCCGACCCGAACGTGCCGATCGAGGACACCATCGGTGCCATGAGCGACGCCGTCACCGCAGGCAAGGCCCGATACATCGGCGTCTCAGAAACCTCAGCAGAAACCCTGCGACGAGCGCACGTGACGTTCCCGATCACCGCGATCCAGTCTGAGTACAGCCTCTTCGAGCGTGACGCCGAGCACAATGGCGTCCTCGACACCGCTTCGGAGCTCGGCATCGGGTTCGTGCCGTTCTCCCCGCTCGGCCGTGGGTTCCTCTCCGGCACCGTCACCCGGAAAGACGACCTGCCCGAGGGTGACGCCCGCCGGAATCTTCCCCGGTTCTCAGACGAAGCCATCGATGCGAACCTCCGCGTCGTCGATGCACTCGGAGTCATCGCCAACGAGAAGGGCGTTACCACCGCGCAGCTCGCTCTCGCGTGGCTCATCCAGGCTGGCACCGTCCCCATTCCCGGCACCACGAAGGCATCCCGGGTCGAGGAGAATGTCGCCGCCACGGACATCGCGCTCACCACCAGCGACCTCGAACGGATCGAGGCGGCCTCACCCCACGGAATTGCCGTCGGCACCCGCAACACCGAAGCAGGGATGGCGCGAGACCGAGGCTGACCCATACGCAAACGCCCGTGGCACTGACCAGGTGCCGCGGGCGTTTCGGATCGTGAATTCTCAGACCGCGATCGAGGCTTCCTTGTCTGTGGATAACTCTTCGGGAATATGACCGATACCCATGTTACGACGCGTCATTCCGGCTCTAAGCCATCGGATCGAGCGTGCAGGATCAAACAGGGTCGGATACGAGCTGGATGGCTCGGAGCGGTTCCTGCGGTGCCCGTCTGCGACAATGAACGCATGTCGTCCGCCCGCTCGATCCGCACCCTTCGTGGTGTGGTCGCTGCGGCATTCTCGACGTTCGTCGCGCTGCTGTCGCACATTGCCGGCGGGGGCTCCATGCCTGGCGTTCTGGGCATCGTCGTGCCGCTGATGTTCTCGACGCTTGTCTGCGTGCTGCTGGCTGGCCGACGGCTGTCCATCATCCGCCTGTCGCTCTCGGTCGCGGTGAGTCAGGTCCTGTTCCACACACTCTTCGTGCTCGGCGCCACCCACGGCAGCCCTCCGATGGCGATGCCGAGCGGTCATCTCTCCCACGGATCGCCTGTCACCCTCGATGTGTCATCAATGCCGATGATGCACGACGGGCACGGCGGTGCCGGCATGTGGCTCGCGCACATCGTCGCCGGCGTCGTGACCATCGCCGCGCTCCACCGTGCGGAGACGCTGCTGTCAACGGGCGCGGCGATCAAGGAGTTCGTGCTCACACGGCTGGTGCCCGCCGTCCTCGCGGCCCTGGCATCGCCGGCGCTACCCGCGCGCGTGTCGCCCCGGACCGACATGCCGATCCTGCGCCCACTCGGCGTGTATCCGGAGACGACCGCCCTGCGCGGACCTCCGGCGCTGTCCTTCCTCTGACATCACGGCACGACCTCGCTGAGCTGTGCGCTCGGTTGACGATCACCGCTGCGCGCGCATAGGACACCTCCATCGACGACTGGCCTCGGCCGTTCGTTGTCCAGGTGCGCCGCGCACCTGAGTGCCGCCTTGTCCGCGCCCGTGCCTGCTGCGCCTTCACGTGTTGCCGCAACGTTCGCCCGGTGAGCTGAGCCGCAGGGTTTGAGCCTGCCGGCTCTCCTCGTCGGTCATGCGTTCATCGGCGTTATCGCGTGGAGCGCCGGCGTCGACGGCGCCTCCTTGCCACCTCCGGTAACTGCGGAGTGACGAACGTGCCGCGAACCGCTGCGACCTCGAAGCCGAGCGCGGACCAGGGCAGACGACAACGCCCGTCCCGCCCGCATCACGACCACACCAGGCCCCTCGAAAGGACCATCCGTGACAGCACCCGCACCAACCCGCCTAAGACGCCTTGCGCTGCTGCTCGCTGCAAGCGTCCTGGCCGTCGCCATACCGCTCACGCTCGGCGCCGCGCCGGCGTCCGCGCACGACCAGCTCCTCGCGAGCACGCCCGGCGACGGTGCGGCGCTCGACGCGTCGCCGACGGAAGTGACCCTGCAGTACTCGGACAGCGTCCTGACGATCGGCGCGATCGTGCTGCTCGTCGACCAGGACGAGCACAACTGGATCACCGGCGAACCGATCCTGAACGGCTCCGACGTCACCGCGCGCATCGACGACACCCTCCCGACCGGTGCGTACGAGATCCGCTGGCGCGTCGTCTCCGCCGACGGCCACCCCATCAGTGGGCTCATCCCCTTCACCGTCGGTGACGCCGCACCCGTCGAAAGCGCACCCGCGACGACGACACCTTCACCCAGCGCGGCAGCCGCGACCGATACGGCAGGCCCCGAAGACGACGCCGCGGCTCTCCGGCCAGTACTGATCGGGATCGGCGGCGCGGCGATCGCCGTCCTCGCGTTCTGGGCGTTCACCGTCTGGCGCAAACGCCGCCCCTCAGCCGCGTCCGGAACCCGATCAGAGTGACGACAACACCACCGCACGTCCAGCATCCGATCCAGCAGCATCCCACCAAGAAAGGCATCACCATGCACGCACGCACCACCAGCAAGCTCCTCGCCCTCACCGCAGCGGCGATCATCGCCCTCACCGGCTGCAGCACCGCCGCCGGTAGCACCGCGGAGACCACGCCGGCAGGTGACTCCGTCACCATCGAGAACGGTTGGGTCAAGGCCGCCGACGAGGGCATGTCCGCAGCGTTCGGCGAGCTCGAGAACAGCAGCGACCAGGACGTCACGGTCGTCTCGGCTACCACCAAGGCGTCGAACATGATCGAGCTGCACGAAACGGTCGAGAACGAGTCCGGCGAAATGGTCATGCGCGAGAAGTCTGGCGGCTTCACCATCCCCGCCGGCAAGAGCCTGACGCTCGCGCCCGGCGGCAACCA is part of the Plantibacter sp. Leaf314 genome and encodes:
- a CDS encoding MerR family transcriptional regulator, whose protein sequence is MLLPEVHVDEPVTISVAAELLGITVDTIRYYEKEGIAPAPGRGPDGWRRYDTAALTWLAGTLMLRGTGMSVQEMREYAAAYRAGADDAERLALLEEHHAAVLERQAEVQRHLAALERKIAAYRQAIATTSSSAQPAARTR
- a CDS encoding aldo/keto reductase, yielding MQQIPLGSQGLVTSALGLGCMGMSAFYGGATEAGSVETIRRALDLGITLFDTAEAYGPFENEQLLGRALGADRDRVVVASKFATDFTDDGTPIGLDGSPEHARRAIDRSLGHLGTDHVDLWYLHRADPNVPIEDTIGAMSDAVTAGKARYIGVSETSAETLRRAHVTFPITAIQSEYSLFERDAEHNGVLDTASELGIGFVPFSPLGRGFLSGTVTRKDDLPEGDARRNLPRFSDEAIDANLRVVDALGVIANEKGVTTAQLALAWLIQAGTVPIPGTTKASRVEENVAATDIALTTSDLERIEAASPHGIAVGTRNTEAGMARDRG
- a CDS encoding copper resistance CopC family protein translates to MTAPAPTRLRRLALLLAASVLAVAIPLTLGAAPASAHDQLLASTPGDGAALDASPTEVTLQYSDSVLTIGAIVLLVDQDEHNWITGEPILNGSDVTARIDDTLPTGAYEIRWRVVSADGHPISGLIPFTVGDAAPVESAPATTTPSPSAAAATDTAGPEDDAAALRPVLIGIGGAAIAVLAFWAFTVWRKRRPSAASGTRSE
- a CDS encoding copper chaperone PCu(A)C, which codes for MHARTTSKLLALTAAAIIALTGCSTAAGSTAETTPAGDSVTIENGWVKAADEGMSAAFGELENSSDQDVTVVSATTKASNMIELHETVENESGEMVMREKSGGFTIPAGKSLTLAPGGNHIMLMDLVNSIKAGDEITFTLTFSDDSTYDFTVPAKDYSGANENYEGDDMDMGGDSK